The nucleotide window GGGCTGGGCGAAAACTTTATTTATAACCGACAAAGCTTGTCGTTTTACTCCAACCTGTAGCGAATACTCATATCAGGCGATCAATAAATATGGTATACTACGGGGATTGTTCTTAACTCTAAAAAGAATTAGTCGTTGTCACCCGTTTTCCAAAGGAGGTCTTGACGAAATTCCATGATTGAAGCAAATATTTTTAATCAACTTTTAATTTGGCCGATTTTAAACTTCTTGATGGCTTTTTATAAAGTCTTTGAATTAATAAAACTTCCCGGCGCTTTTGGCTTGGCGGTTATCGCCATGACGATTTTTATAAGATTGCTTCTTTATCCCCTTATGGGTTCTCAACTGAAAAGCGCCAAAAAAATGCAAGACCTAAAGCCTCGTTTGGATGAACTGGCCAAAAAATACG belongs to Patescibacteria group bacterium and includes:
- the yidD gene encoding membrane protein insertion efficiency factor YidD, producing MKKILLQSIRFYQKYLSLDTGWAKTLFITDKACRFTPTCSEYSYQAINKYGILRGLFLTLKRISRCHPFSKGGLDEIP